The Salvelinus alpinus chromosome 3, SLU_Salpinus.1, whole genome shotgun sequence genome segment AAATGTAAAGGTAAACATTTATTTATAATAATTGATTGGACTTATATAGCGCTTTCCTAGACACCCAAATCGCTTTACATAGTTAAGGGTAAGCTCACCTCATCCATCACCAATAAACATGTCTGAATTCAGCAGGGCTGAGCAATGCAATGGTATGCCAGTACAGTGCAGACACAGTGTGCCTGATTTTCCAGAAGGGTTATGAAGTCCTGTATCCCTTCAACATGGAGTACTACTTGAGGGCAGGCTATATGCTTTATGTGATGTTGTAGAACGTGGGCAGGCAGATGAGCCCTGGGTCAGTACCCCACCATGCCCGAAAGATCAACCTACATATCGTCCACCAGAGTGGAGTCCTATTCAGGCTGTTGTTCTtgtagcaaatcaaatcaaatgaaacgttatttgtcacatgcgccaaatacaacaagtgcagaccctaccgtgaaatgcttactacaagcccttaaccaacagtgcagttcaagaaagagttaagaaaatatttatgaaataaactaaagtaaaaaattataaaaagtaacacaataaaataacaataacgaggctatgtacagggagtacccggtacagagtcaatgtgtaggggtacaggttagtcaaagtaatttgtacatgtatgtaggggtgaagtgactatgcatagataatacacagtgagtagcatcagtgtacaaaacaaatgggggggtgtcaatgtaaatagtctggtggccatttgatcaattgttcagcagtcttatggcttgggggtagaagctgttaaggagccttttggtcctagacttggtgctccgttaccacttgccgtacggtagcagagaaaGCAGGCTGTCTTCATCCTGTACCATCCTGTACCAAGTCTGGGTGAACCAGCTCCAGCACCGGCACTGTGTTTCTGATGTTCTACGGCTACCATCTAGCTGTGATGCCAATCATGTCCCTCTGCTCCCTGGCTGGCATGTTGGTCCATAAGCTGGATAGGAGGTAAAAGGAGGGGGGACATAATCCCACATGTAGTCTGATGTGTCCTTCTTGGTTGGTACAGCTGGCCCTGTCCAATTTCTCTCTGGTGGCTGCTCTGGCGGTGGGGCCTAGCGGGCCCCTGGGAAGCCTGGATCTTTCCTACTCCCTTCTCAGCCTGTTGGAGATCCTGCTGCAGAACATCTTCATCTCCGAGGGCCTCCACCGATACCCCAGCCTGGCCCTCAGCGTTTGGAGCCCAGACCCAGTTTGAGAACTGCCTGGGGAAGCAGTTCTCATGGCTTCTCAGCCTGGTTTGTCCTGGTCAACCTGGGACAGACTCTTGGAGTCTTCTACAGGATGCACTCTGTGGAAGCCCTAAATGGAGCTACCCATCACAGCATGATGGATAGGGCTGTCTACTGTGCCATTTTCCCCCTCTCCAAGATGCTCTCTGTGGAAGCCCTAATAGAGCTACTCATCACTGCCTGAGCTCCTATCCTCTTCACCCCTTCCCATGTTCTCTTCTCTGCCTGGTTTGTCCTGGTCAACCTGGGACAGACTCTTGGAGTCTTCTACAGGATGCACTCTGTGGAAGCCCTAATGGAGCTACCCATCACAGCATGATGGATAGGGCTGACTACAGTGCCATTTTCCCCCTcgcctctctcgttctcttctaCTGGAACAAACTGACTTACATTTACTCTGGGACATAAGGCCACAATGAGTTCCCTCCACCTTTTCTTGTCCTTGGTGAAAAGTTGTGCAGACTGACTACTAGGGACTAGCTAAATATCAAATAACTGTAAAGATGAGATGTAAACATTTCCTTTATGGAAAAACTTTTTAAAACTTAGAACATTTTAAGACTGTCAATGTTTAAAATACTTGACCCACTATGTTTTGACATTAATTACACGTGTACATTGATTCATAATTTATATAATGATTTGTTTCATATGATATCCTGTAGAAGTTACTTTATGAAAATATTGACATTATGAAATCAGACAGAATGCAATTTACCTGCAGTTCAAAAGCCAATACATTCCATAAAGATATCCCTCCCTGTCTCCGTCTGTCAGTTCACCAAGGTCCTGGTCAGTGCACCTACGGTGAATTTCAAACCAGCCACTCGCCCCTACCAACTCGTTTGGAAGGCCCTCCATTGTCATGTGTTTCTGGTGAACAGAGTGGGACTTCAAGAGTGGCGAGGGGATCGAAGAAACCCATCAACTTCAGGACACTTGTGACTTGAATGACGCAATTCATGTTCCACGTTTCAATAATAAAATAAGCATTAAATTCAAATGAGAAAAATCTGTCATTTTACAAGATATAAACCTTGGTAACAAACATTTAATGTGGGAAGTATTTCATGTTACATGTGTAAAGCCTCAACATTAGACAGTAACAAATACAGGTGGCTCATAACAAGCCACATCGCATAGATTTTGTGTGAAATTATGCAAACTCAAAAATAACGCAGTGAGTTATGGGATACCTCATCACTCTGAAGCGGACAGAATAGCTGACTCGGTCGAAGTGGCTATCGGGGGATCTAATTAGCCATCCATTATTTTCACACCCTCAGTTTTTGGGACAAGTGTGCATATGGCGAATGGGGCGTGTGAACACGGAATTGGAGGGGCGATTTGGGATTCAGCACTAGTCTTCCTTTTTAAATTCAGACGTGACAGGTTTCTTAAAGCTGCATCCTTTAGTGAGGCTCACGCTAGTCTAAGTCTATTTCACACCAAAATAAAAATTAATTTTTACAGCGATAATAGGTGAAAAATGAAGCTCCCTGAAAAAGGAGATACTGAAAATAAGTGCAGTACATAATCTAAAACATACAAAAACTTAAATGGCAGATTACCTAACGTATACATACGGTAGTGTATacatggtttttgtttggcaaaAAAAGATACATCAAGGTTGGAGAAGTGAAAGAAAATACACACCAGTAGAGGGTTGATATGGCAGATCTTTTGGCAGTTGTAGTAGCAGACAGCTTGTAGTAAAAGTGGTTTAATACATGATGATTTACGGGTTGGCAAGAAACAAAATGCAGAAAACAAACTGTCAATTCTTGTTTTCTAGAGCAGGTATGTCCTCTTCCTCATCCAGACTTCTGTTCAGGTTTGGAGATGGCAGTTGGTAGGAGACGGTTATGAGTTGGTGGTTCTGAGAGGGAACCAGCCAGACAACCCAGTTCCAGAGAGACGCAGCGTacttcccaaatagcaccctatccccttatatagtgcactacttttgacaagggtccatagggctcCAGTCAAAAGCTATGCACTATATAGCggacagggtgccatttcagacgcagtCGTAGAGACCTCTTCACCTCCTCCAGTTAGATCCTCTGGATCTCAAACAGTCTGACGTCGGTGTCGTACCAGATTGGAGGATCCACGTTGCTACGGTAACAACAAAAGCCCagtggaaaggagagagaggaatcaTGTCATTGTTAATAAAGATCAGATTCAATTTGAGAGAATCACTCACAATCACCTGTGAGTCATGGAATAAGTGACTCGGCAAGTAGATGTGACAAACACACTGActgaccaccagctggtatacttTATTCCTAGACCTGGGAGCTGGTAAAGATAGCTGGATCAAATAGTTAGCCAGATGACCAAAATTGCTTGAAATAACTTCATAATTTTGAGAAATATAATGATAATGTATAACTGACTTGACAACAACCAATATACAAATGTTGATTTCTTTATCAACCAGAAAATCAAGTTATGTGGCTATTAATCAGTTAGCTGGCCAATTTAATAATCCTGCTTTCGGGAATACCCTGCACTGCTCTTTTGTAATTACTCCAAAGTAGATCTTAACTTAATCTATAGTGTCTTGTCTTATTCATTCTGTACATGGATTGGGACTTTTACTACAAGTATTTACTGTCATCACCATCAAATGTTTTAATCTTTCCCTTTTCATTTGGCCCATGTTGCTTACCGTAGGTAAATGACACCCCACATGTATGTGCGGAACCACATGGCAGTGCCCGCGTTAGCCTGGTACTTCCTGATGAGGATGGGGTGTGGCACAGGCAGCAGGCCCACCAGGGTGCCATGCTGCAGGAACTTCAGGATCTCTGACTCATCTGTCAGGCCCCTGGAGGAGATAGACATATACTTtagttttacagggacagtgcacattaatcaacaatACTGTAAAAGTGCCAGTTTTAGCCAGATGGCAAATTTTTAACtgtagtccctgggcaggttagaTTAAATGTATTGGTATATCTCATCCATGCTAATCCAGTTCTGGGGAATGATATTGATCACTCTGTGTTCTGGTCACTTATGGGTTCCACAATCAAAATCACATGATCCTACAGATGCTCTGTCATACTCTCTTGAATTGAAAAGTAACCACCTCCCCCATTTTACATTGTTGGAAAGATTAGGATCCTTCTCCCTTACTTGTCTATGCAGATCTTCTCCACCTGAGGAACCAGGACTTGTAGCAGCCTCATGATCGTCTGGAGAGGAAGCTTACTCTTCCAGGAGAGGACCTGACAGAGAACAGTACAGAGAAAGGAGAGCAGGTCACCATCTAtcgggagggagagaaggaaagatcTTACCAATGATGTACATAACACAACACCCCAGctgtgaatgtactgtatgtttagGGTTGGATGGAAAGGGGAGGGCTCTTACCCAGTCTGGAGTAGGGTTCCAGTATGTAGCTGATGCTGACACTCTGGACAAACAACCCCTGGCTGGGTCTGACTCTGGTTGAAAGGCCTCCTGACAGGAATAAGAATAACCATTGTGGTAGTCACTAGGCTCAACAGCATTTTCTTTACAAAATCATGTCACTGAGAAGTTGCATTCTGTATATATTTTGTCCTGATACATGTTCGTAATTCACTAAATCATTCCCCCATGGATTGCTTTCCAGTGAGCTTGGTTCATGAGTCTCCCCAATCAGAGCTCTTACCTCGTTGTCTCTCTCTGAGTTGGACTCTGTGTCGCTGGCTCCTGATATACCACTGGTGTTGGTGTCAGCGGACTGTGGAGAGTGTTTGTGCTGGTCACCAGCCGGTTGAGGCTGCAGAGTGTGTGTATGCTGGTCAGCGGTCATCTGTGGAGAGTGTGTGTTGTGCTGGAGACAGACCATGGTGCCATCCTCAGAGACCTGAGCCTTCTCTGTCAGCTTGTCAATAGCTACAGTGACAGCAGACTCTTAGAGAATTGTTCAATGGTTTCTAACAATGAAACAAAACTGATGTCAAATGAGGGATTTCCATGATATTTGGTGAAAATTACTAAACCAAATCAAatgctgttttgtttttttataaaaaGGGCTGAGAGAATTCCAATATCTGTGATGAACTGAGTTGTAGAGTGATAGGTTATAAGTTAGTGAAGCTTAGTGGACAACCGGCAAAGCCAAGTTAATAGAAAACATTAACATACCATACGGAAATGTGCTTTGCAAAATACATGCATGAATGGAGAGCTCCAAAGAGGAGAGGGGGTACCTGGTATGGCCACGAGGCTGGCTTTGAGGGTCCCTGGCTCGGCTGGGATGGCGGGTCGGGACCCATCCATGGAGATGGTCTCCTGGGAGTTGGTACGGGAGATACGAGCCAATGTCGTCTTCTTCATCTCTAGGGCCTTGTTATGTGGATGGAGAAGAAAATGATCAATTAAAGCTTCAATGATTCAACTGCAACTGTGTCAAGTTAGTGCTGGCCCCTTTTTCATTTTAAGATCCACTGTTCGCTGTAACATGGACAAAGTTGTATGGTATAGACTTTTACATTAGAgagcacattctctctctctttaccttgtGGATAGTGACCGGGTCAGAGGTCAGATTGGCCAGCTGATGGAAGATGTTGCGCTTGCGGATGAGGGTGTACACCAGGTTACAGTTACCTGGAAGGGGGAGGAACAAACCGTGGGCAGGTTTATAATGTTAAAAAACGTGCTCTTAAATAGTATCAGTCTGGCAGTTTATGTTCTGGTCATTTAACGTCAACCATGTTGAAACAATCCCAATGTCCACCAAGAGATGGTGTAGTTCACATACTGCCCAGTCAGTGCTTGCTGACTGGGAGTGAGCCAACCTAGCCTCTTGACCCCAGGTTTGCTCTACTACTTTGTGACGACTGACAACGTGAGACTATAGAGCCTGGGTCCCAGATCACTTTGTCACTCATTCCCAtgtttggcaagacagcacaatcAGATATGGGATCCGAGCTAACTACAGCCAGGCCTTACCATCAAACTGATACTGTATGATGTTGTTGAAGACCTCGAGCAGGAAGAAGACCAGATGATGGTTCTGGGAGGCAGAGAACAGGAACCAGTTGGTGGAGAAGGCTTCCAGGAGGTGGAGCAGCTTGTTGGCTGCTACCATGGACAGACTCTTCAGGTAGGGAGACACTGTGGAGTATTGGTGTCAAGAAACTGTAATACCCAGATGCTGCCAACAGGTGGTGACCATTTCACTGACAGTCAGACACTCCCCCACATATTTAAATAGAATAGGAGCGCTCACCATTCACTATGATGGTAAGCAGGCAGTCAAAGAGAGGCTTCAGGTGCTGGTGTCCACCTGTGATGATTTTGTGGAAAATCTAGACAATCACAAATGAACTAACATAAGGCAACTGTGCACAGTTACCTTAATAGTGTACTATGTATAGTCTCCACACACTTGAATCAGTGGTAGTTTCAGTTTATGTGCCAGGCTTTTCGGTCAACAAAGACCTTCATCAGAGCATGATAAAATATATAATTCCCTCACCCCACACCCATCCAGGGAAGCACTGAGACATCTCCCATCCAGACAGCACCAGTAGCACTACTCACCATGATGAGCAGATCAGCATGTGTTCCAGTGAACACAGGGATGTCCATGGGGACTCGTACCGAGTAGGTTTTATTCAGACGCACACCAAAGTTTCTCTCTCCACTCAGCAGCAGCAGGATAAACACACCAATGTGTATCAGGCCCACacaagctgcacacacacacagtacatgtcacacaaacacacactataaACTAAGACAGAGTGCATGTACACCTAGTACCCAACAATCCCAAAACATTCAGAGACTGCATTCGGAACATGcacacaaatcaaattgtattggtcacatacacatatttagcagatgttattccgggtgtagcgaaatgcttgtaactgcaaagttgcttaggagcaagaagcagagctgccatatctCTCAGCGCCACCTACTCAGACAGTTCTGTGTGACTCACACTGGTCAGCTCGTGCATCATTCAGGTAGAACAGGATAGGCACCAGGACATCCAGAACATCACTGCTCTTTAACACGAAGAACAGAAACTTCtgaaacaaaaaatatatttttttttatttatttggatCCCTTTTAGCCCACAAAGGGGCTAAGAGATTGAGCTTCAATATTATATGAATAGTCGGTGTGCAAACAGTTAGGAACAACAGTACTGTACTTAAAAATGTCACAGACAGAAACCCAGAGGTTAGACACAAACACTTTAGACAAGACTTGTCAAAGTTAAAACTAAATTATTATCAGAATCTTTAAAACCTTGCCCCCTAGAGAATCTGCAAACTTAAGTGATGAAACATGAAACATTTATTTAGAGAAACACTTTAAAAAGGCACCTCATCTCCTCAGTGCATACCCGATGAGAGACCAGAGGAGGATGTAAACATGTAATCAACGTGCGACGCAATGAGGCTTGTACCAGGTAGCACAAACCGACAGATGGCACAGTGTTGAGGGAAGAACGGTAGAGAAACAGGATGCAGAAAGTGTTGAGAGGCCGTGTGCAGCACAGAGCTCCAGAGACCGTGGCACCTAACAAACACAGATGTGCCACTTTACCCTACTCTCTAGACACCCCTCAGTGTTCTTAATGAACCGAAATGAGAGAGGCAAAAGTATTATTATTCAATGACCTGTAAATATACGACTAAGGACCACTAATGTTGGGAACAGCTGTGAAGGGTGAGGCTAGATGGGGGAACAGCTGTGAAGAGTGAGGCTAGATGGGGGAACAGCTGTGAAGAGTGAGGCTAGATGGGGG includes the following:
- the LOC139571234 gene encoding protein HID1-like isoform X1, which translates into the protein MGNADSKLNFRKAVIRLTTKTQPVETTDDAFWDQFWADTATTVQDVFALVPAAEIRAVREESPSNLATLCYKAVEKLVQAAESGCPSEKERQIVLNCTRLLTRILPYIFEDADWRGFFWSTVPGARQDEGNDDGARPLAESLLLAVSDLLFCPDFTVQSHKRAGPDTEEDMQSIDSCEYIWEAGVGFAQSPPLDYIHDLNRTELLKLLLTCFSDAMYLPPSAENNILNRWVTFFSSTDNRHALPLFTSLLNVVCAYDPVGYGIPYNYLMFSDYREVLVEHAVQILIVTLEHEAGAAAATAQHILVHLDSLSASAMEDKELVGPDNLFVNYLSRIHREEDFSFILKGLARLMTNPLIQTYLPNSTKKIQFHQELLVLFWKLCDFNKKFLFFVLKSSDVLDVLVPILFYLNDARADQSCVGLIHIGVFILLLLSGERNFGVRLNKTYSVRVPMDIPVFTGTHADLLIMIFHKIITGGHQHLKPLFDCLLTIIVNVSPYLKSLSMVAANKLLHLLEAFSTNWFLFSASQNHHLVFFLLEVFNNIIQYQFDGNCNLVYTLIRKRNIFHQLANLTSDPVTIHKALEMKKTTLARISRTNSQETISMDGSRPAIPAEPGTLKASLVAIPAIDKLTEKAQVSEDGTMVCLQHNTHSPQMTADQHTHTLQPQPAGDQHKHSPQSADTNTSGISGASDTESNSERDNEEAFQPESDPARGCLSRVSASATYWNPTPDWVLSWKSKLPLQTIMRLLQVLVPQVEKICIDKGLTDESEILKFLQHGTLVGLLPVPHPILIRKYQANAGTAMWFRTYMWGVIYLRNVDPPIWYDTDVRLFEIQRI
- the LOC139571234 gene encoding protein HID1-like isoform X2 produces the protein MGNADSKLNFRKAVIRLTTKTQPVETTDDAFWDQFWADTATTVQDVFALVPAAEIRAVREESPSNLATLCYKAVEKLVQAAESGCPSEKERQIVLNCTRLLTRILPYIFEDADWRGFFWSTVPGARDEGNDDGARPLAESLLLAVSDLLFCPDFTVQSHKRAGPDTEEDMQSIDSCEYIWEAGVGFAQSPPLDYIHDLNRTELLKLLLTCFSDAMYLPPSAENNILNRWVTFFSSTDNRHALPLFTSLLNVVCAYDPVGYGIPYNYLMFSDYREVLVEHAVQILIVTLEHEAGAAAATAQHILVHLDSLSASAMEDKELVGPDNLFVNYLSRIHREEDFSFILKGLARLMTNPLIQTYLPNSTKKIQFHQELLVLFWKLCDFNKKFLFFVLKSSDVLDVLVPILFYLNDARADQSCVGLIHIGVFILLLLSGERNFGVRLNKTYSVRVPMDIPVFTGTHADLLIMIFHKIITGGHQHLKPLFDCLLTIIVNVSPYLKSLSMVAANKLLHLLEAFSTNWFLFSASQNHHLVFFLLEVFNNIIQYQFDGNCNLVYTLIRKRNIFHQLANLTSDPVTIHKALEMKKTTLARISRTNSQETISMDGSRPAIPAEPGTLKASLVAIPAIDKLTEKAQVSEDGTMVCLQHNTHSPQMTADQHTHTLQPQPAGDQHKHSPQSADTNTSGISGASDTESNSERDNEEAFQPESDPARGCLSRVSASATYWNPTPDWVLSWKSKLPLQTIMRLLQVLVPQVEKICIDKGLTDESEILKFLQHGTLVGLLPVPHPILIRKYQANAGTAMWFRTYMWGVIYLRNVDPPIWYDTDVRLFEIQRI